The Methanolobus sp. WCC4 genome includes the window CTCGAACAATTCCCATGATGCTACTGCCACACCGATGACAAAAGATATCAGCTGATCGGACAATGTCATTAATATCATTCCTCCACGTGTTCTCTGCACATTGACATGAATGTTTCTACATGTTCGTCAGCCAGATGGTAGACTGCGAACTTTCCTTCCTTCTTCACCCTTACAAGATCTGTCTGCCTGAGGTTCTTGAGGCTATGTGATATCGCTGACTGTGATATCCCTAGTGCATCCTCTATCCCTTTAACGCACATCTCCCCCTGAAGGAGAAGGAACAGTATCTTCAGGCGTGTTGTGCACTGGAGAGCATTGAATATCTGGCACATTGAAGAGATCGATTCCTCTGATGGCAGTTTCCTGACCTTTTCATTGATGGTGATAGTATCATCACAGGTATGTTCCGAATCCAAAACTTCCATGAACATATGAACATATGTTCATATAATAATATATCCCTCATTTCAGAGAAGCACTGATATCATTATAACAATTGCAAAAAGAACAAAAGAAAGGTAGTCGTTCCCTGAGAGATCCAGCACATGCATAGAAGTACGCCCTGTACTTCGATAACAACGACTTTCCATTGCAAGGGCCACCTCTTCCACCCTGCGGACCGAAGTGCTGACCAGTGGAACAGCGATTGAGAATATAGCTTTTACAGGTTCCTTTTTGATATCCAGACCACGTGATATCTGTGCTTCACGGAGGCTCCTGAAACTATCATAGAACAGTGGTACGAAATATATAGACAGTGACATCATCATTGCAAGATCGTGAGAGGTGATCCCGATATACCTCAATGGGAACGGCCGAAGCAATCTCTCGATCCCTGCTGTGATACGAGAGGGAGAGGTTGTGGCTGTGATGAGTGCTGCGAACAATAGCAGGAATACGAAGCGCAGAGTGATGATAGTACCAAGTACCAGACCTTCATAGGTCGCAGATATCAAATTGAACTGCCAGATCACCCGGCCTTTCGTGAAGAACAACTGCATCAGGAATAGTATGGCGAAAAAGAAGAGCATTGGACGGACCGACCGTACGAAATGATTCGGTGGAAGCCTGCATGATACTACAAGTCCTGAAAAGACAAGAGCAATCAGAACCATGTCTGCAAAGGAAGAAGCGCCGAGGATGCAGAAGCTCACAAGCATAAGACCGATGATCTTTGTCCTGGGATCGAGCCTGTGGAGCAGAGAGTCACCCGGAACGAACGACATGAAAAGGTTATCCATCCTGAGAAAACCTCCTTTTATACAATGCATCGCTTATCTGGTCAAAAGCATCATCCACAGACATTATGTCATCCCGTACATCGAAACCCGAGCTTATAAGGTCCTTCATGAGCAGGGTGATCTCAGGCAACGGAGAACAGACCGAACGGAGGTATTCCCCGGGCGTGCCATCGAAGATCACATGACCTTTGTCAAGGAGTATTACCTTTTCCGCAAGAGGAAGGAGTTCACATACCTGATGCGAGACAACGACAATTGATATTCCTGAGCGATGTAACTCCTTCAGGGTTGAAAGGAGAGATGAACGGTTCTCAGGGTCAAGACCTGATGTGGGTTCATCAAGGATAAGATACTCTGGTTCCATTGCCAGAACCCCGGCAAGAGCTACAAGCCTCATCTGCCCGCCGC containing:
- a CDS encoding metalloregulator ArsR/SmtB family transcription factor, whose product is MEVLDSEHTCDDTITINEKVRKLPSEESISSMCQIFNALQCTTRLKILFLLLQGEMCVKGIEDALGISQSAISHSLKNLRQTDLVRVKKEGKFAVYHLADEHVETFMSMCREHVEE
- a CDS encoding energy-coupling factor transporter transmembrane component T; amino-acid sequence: MDNLFMSFVPGDSLLHRLDPRTKIIGLMLVSFCILGASSFADMVLIALVFSGLVVSCRLPPNHFVRSVRPMLFFFAILFLMQLFFTKGRVIWQFNLISATYEGLVLGTIITLRFVFLLLFAALITATTSPSRITAGIERLLRPFPLRYIGITSHDLAMMMSLSIYFVPLFYDSFRSLREAQISRGLDIKKEPVKAIFSIAVPLVSTSVRRVEEVALAMESRCYRSTGRTSMHVLDLSGNDYLSFVLFAIVIMISVLL
- a CDS encoding ATP-binding cassette domain-containing protein, which produces MSIEVRDLCFCYNRGTSLEKRALDSVSLSIEKGQFVLIGGEVGSGKSTLVRHFNGILRPQSGSVIVSGLDPTDKAIRRKAGLLMQYPQKQLFGRTVFEDVSFGPSNFGVEGKALEERVTNALEQVGLSGDIASLSPFSLSGGQMRLVALAGVLAMEPEYLILDEPTSGLDPENRSSLLSTLKELHRSGISIVVVSHQVCELLPLAEKVILLDKGHVIFDGTPGEYLRSVCSPLPEITLLMKDLISSGFDVRDDIMSVDDAFDQISDALYKRRFSQDG